DNA sequence from the Sylvia atricapilla isolate bSylAtr1 chromosome 27, bSylAtr1.pri, whole genome shotgun sequence genome:
ACCAGCCCTGCGTCCGTCTgaccctgccctgtgccctcagTGCACGACAAGCGCTACTGCGAGATCGGCTTCAGCGCCGCTGTCACGCCGGTGAGAGAGGACTTGAACGGCTTGGGGGACTCGGGGGGCTCGGGCACCCTGGGGAGATCAGGCGGCGGCGCCCGTGGGGTGTTGATAGAGATGCAGAGGGTGTGGCCAGGACGGGACTTGGGTGTCGCGGCGGGGGATGTTGGGGTAAGGATGCTGAGATGGGGGATGCTGGAGTGGGAATTCTAGGACGAGAGGTGCTAGGAGTGGGGGGGATGCTGGTGTGGGAGTGCCAGGATGGGAAACACTGGGGTGGGGAATACTTGGGTGAGGATACTTTGGGGGGATGCCAGGGTGCCCTGGGGTGGTGCTGAGCCTGCTCCTCCCGCAGGACGGGACGCTGGTGCTGGGTGCCCCCGGCGGGTACTACTTCTCGGGTGAGTCCTTCCTGCCGGCGTTGCAACCCCGGCTGGTGCTCCCGGGGGGTCCCTTTGGGTAGGCACGGCGGGAGGAGGGCGCCCCGGTTGGGGTACCCCATAAGGGCCAGTGGCACTGGCAGCTCAGGGCGTGTGGCAGCGGGTGCCCATCAGTGCCGGTGTTCTCCGCCGCGGTGCCCCCCAGGGCTCGTGTACTCGGTGGAGCTGGACAAGATCCTCAGGCGCTTCCTCGGCACgtccctgctgtggctggggagCCCCGGGCGCCCCACAAATCCGGTGTTCGGGGATTACGAGGACGGGTACCGGGGTGAGCAAGCGGGCACGGGCaccctgccccactgccagctcctgctgggataCCCTGGGGTCACCAGTGCCCATCTCCGTGCAGGGTACTCGGTGGCTGTGGGCGAGTTTGACGGcaaccccaaaaccaaaggTAAGGCTGGGGGGTGCAGGGAACAGGGGCTGATGGGCCTGGGGCACCCCGGGGCTCCAGAGTGACCCTGCTTCCCTTCTCGAGGGGATGGACAGGTTGTGTCAGGACAGGGGGCCCGTCCATCTCTGTGCCCTCATGCCCCTATGTCGCACCAGGGGCAACCCTGTGCCCACTCCAACGCCGCGGGTATCCCCGTGCCCCCCCTCAGTGTCCCACTGGGGGCACTCAGGCCTCTCCTCCCTCACAGAGTACGTGGTGGGGGTCCCCAACAAGAGCAACACGAGGGGTGAGGTGAGTGCTGCCGAGTGCCTGGTGCCGGCGCCTGGCCGCGGGGACAACCAGGGAACGCCACCATGTGTCGCCCCGGGCTGGGCCCGGCGTctgacactgccctgggcaggtgGAGATCTTCACTGCGGGGGACACCCTGCGCCGGCTGCGGGGCATCGCCAGTGAGCAGGtaccctgccctgtgccacccccagcacccccggtgctccacagcactgctgccccCTCCCCTAGCACCCCGGCAcccccctgctcccccagcctgcCCGGACACTGCGCCCCTGGCACCCCCCGGCGCCACCCTCTACCCGGACCCTTTCCAGGTGGCTTCGTACTTCGGGCACACGGTGGCAGTGGCCGATGTCGATGGGGACGGGTGAGAGCAGGGACAGTCGTCTCCCCCCTCCtccatggggacacccaggggtgCTTCCCCGTGCCTGGCACACCGCTGAGTACCCGCAGCCCCCAAACCTGCGGGCTCTGACCCTGCCCTCGCTCCGGGCACAGGCGGGACGACCTGCTGGTGGGTGCGCCCCTGTACATGGCCCGGCGCCCCGACGGGCAGCGCAGCGAACTGGGGCGCCTCTACCTCTACCTGGCGCGGGGACAGCAGCCCCTGGCCGGGCCCCCCCAGACCCTGACGGGCACTCACCCCTACGGCCGCTTCGCCGCCGCCATCGCCAGCCTCGGGGACCTGGACAACGACGGCTTCGGCGGTAACAGCGCGGCGGGGTGGGGAGGAAGGACTTTCCCCGCTGCCGCGCcttggggaaactgaggcagaggagCGCGAGTGGGTGCTCATGTCCCTTCTGTCCCCAGACGTGGCCGTGGGCGCCCCGCAGgggggtgacagtggcagcGGGCAGGTCTTCATCTTCCGCGGGCAGAGCGAGGGGCTGGTGCCGGTGCCCACGCAGCGCCTCAACAGCCCcttccccggccccgccgccttCGGCTTCGCGCTGCGTGGGGCCACCGACCTGGACGGCAACGGCTACGCGGGTACAGCCCTGGCACGACACGGCCCTGCCACCGCCCTGCCACCCCTGTGTCACCACCCCTGTGTCACCACCCCGGCACCGACCCGCTGCTTGTCCCTGCAGATCTGCTCGTGGGGGCTTACGGGGCGGCCAAGGTGGCCGTGTACCAGTGAGTGCCCGTCCCTGCGGTGGCCCGGGGCTCCCTGTTGGAtcccctggcaccacagcaatgTCCCCGTGCCCCAGGGGACTACCCGTGGTGGTGGCCAAGACCCAGCTGAGTGTCCCCGACGGATTGAACCCTGAGACCCTGGACTGTGTCCTGCCCGACTCCGGTGTCCGTGTCAGTTGGTGAGGGGACACTACCGTGGTGACACCACTGTGGGGACCATGGGGCACCACCGTGGGCACAGGACAGGGCCCTGAGCACCTGTTTTTGTCGTCCCCCCGCAGCTTCCATGTGGTGTTTTGTGTCAGCGTGACGGGCCAGCACATCCCTCAGAGCATCCGTGAGTGCAGTGTCACCCTGGGGGCACCGCTGTCACACACATACACCACTGGGATGTCACCGCGGGTGTCACCAGCGCCACCCTCCTGTTCCCCAccagagctggaggctgagctgcagctggaccGGCTGAAGCCCCGGCCGTCGCGGAGGGTCCTGCTGCTGCGGGGACACCAAGCgtcctggcaggagcagctggtaGTGGCACCGGGGACACCCCCTGTGTGCAGCAACCTCACCGCCTACCTGCGGGTACGGGCGCAAGGACAGAGCGGCAGAGGGCGGGGACAATCCGTGGAGGGCGGGGGACAGGAACGGGGATGTGGCGTCTCCAGCCAGGATAGGGACAGGGTTGGGGACAGGGATAACAGTGTCTGCCTCTCCCAGGAGGGTGGGTAACAGGGATGGAGGCAGTGGTGGGTGGGGGCCCTGGGGTGCGGTGGGCACTGCACGCCCTCCAGAGTGCTCTTGGATGTCCCCAGGATGAGGCCGAGTTCAAGGACAAGCTGAGCCCGGTGGCCCTGAGTGTGGCCCTGACACTGCCCAAAGAGGCCCCGGGGTTGGTGCTCTACGGGGACACCCTGGTGCAGGCACAGGTAGGGGGGGGCATGGCAATGGGGGGACGTCATCGTGATGACATAGGGTGAGCTCATCCCTGGCAGCTGGGCCAGGATACATGTGGGTACCCCCAGcttggctgtgcccagctccgggatccccagcctgtgccagtgtccccAACATCCCTCCGGGACATTGCCTCTGTCCCCTCGCACTGTCCCCAGTTTCCACGAGGGTGTGGTTCCTACCCCCCACactgtccctccatccccctgGTATGTGCCCCCACACTGTccctgccaccccctgccatgtcTGTCCTGTTCTGCCCTCTGCTCACCCTGCAGTCCCCAATCCCTCCCCTGGATGTGCCCTCTGTACCCGGCACTGTCCCCATTCCCAACCCAGAGAATGTCCTCTCTGttccctctgccatcccaaatccctccccagGATGTCTCCTAGttgtccctgctcctcctttggCATGTCTCAGGGGATGTCCCCAGTCACCCCCGGGATGtcacctccctcccctccatcccGTCTCTCCCTGGAATGTCTCCTCTCTACTCTGCACTGTCCCAAATCTCCCCTCTGGGATGTCCCCTCTGGCCCCTTCATCAGCCCAATCCTTCCCCGAGATggccccctgcagcccctgctgtccccagtgacTCCCCCTCCCACACCTCACCCTGGATGGGGgggtccccctgtcccctctctgtccccctCCCAGACCCACATCATCCTGGAGGACTGTGGTGATGACAACCTCTGTATCCCCGACCTCCACCTGGCCGCTGACACGTGAGCACCGGGGGGTTGAGGGGGTGCTTGGTGTCCCTGTGAGGTCCTgagccctgtccccatgtccccaggccCAGCCGACGCCTGCTGATCGGCGCGGAGGCTGCGCTGTCGCTGCGTGCCAGTGCCACCAACGCGGGCGAAGGCGCCTTCGAGGCCGAGCTGAGGGTGCAGCTGCCCCCCGGCACCCACTACCAGGCTGCCCGCAGCAGCATCCCAGTGGGTGTCGAGTGGGGGGTCACAGGGCTAGCCGGGGCTCATATTCTGTTCTTGGTGGTGTCTGGGGTGGGGGGGCTCATGTCCTGCCTTTGGTGGCCGTCACCCTTTTTGTGGGTGCCCAGTGCTGGTGGGTGCTGGGAGATGCTCAGGGTGGGGGGCTCAAACCGTGTCCTTGACGGCCAGAGGCCTCACACTGTGTCCTTCATTTCCATCATCCTCCATGGGGCAGTCTGGTGGGAATGGGTGCCCAGGGATCCTGGGTTGGGGGTTCATGTTCTGCCCTTGGTGGCTGTCACTCTCCACAGGGTCCCCACTGGTGATGGGTGTTCAGGGATGTCTGGGGTGTGGGGCTTaagctctgccctcagctcaTATAGAACTCTAGGGTGGTTGGTTCATGGAGGGGTCCATGATGTGTCCCCATTCCATGTCCCCaccccacagggacaggagaaattCAGCTGCAACCCCAAGAAGGAGAATGGGACCCACGTGGTGCTCTGCGAGTTGGGGAACCCCATGAAAGCAGGGGCTCGGGTAAGGGGACAGGgggtccctgctctgcctgccacCCATTGGGGCTGGTCACCCAcctgtccctctcctctgctgtccccCAGATCACCGTGGACATGGAGCTGAGCGTGTCTGGGCTAGAGGACATGGGGGATGCCATCACCTTCCACCTCCAGCTGCGGAGGTGACACCCTGCTTGTCCGCCTGTCTCCCACCCACTGCTGGGACACGGGCACCTTGGGCTCAGTGTCCTCTGCATATCCCTAaactcagtgtccatcccacaTCTCGCTTGTCCCCACAGCAagaacagccccagccccagcaatGCATCGGTGACGGTGACAGTGCCCgtggaggcagaggcagagatgGAGCTGCGAGGGTGAGGGTCTGGGGCACGTGGGGATAATGGGGGGACAAAGGGAGACACTGACCCCCCTCTCCCATCAGCAACTCCCTGCCTGCCACCACGGTGCTGCCCACGAGCTGGCACTGGGTGGAGGGCAGCCGGCGGCTTGAGGACCACGGCATCAAGGTGGAGCATGTCTATGAGGTAGGACATGGCACCCACGGCTGCTGGGGGATGTCTCCTCTGTCCCCTTCCTGGCGTCaccccctgtgctgggcatgATCCCACCGtcctcccacagctccacaaCAAAGGTCCCGGCACCGTCAGCGGGGTCACCCTGAGCCTCGCCATCCCCCATCTGCTGGGTGACCAGGTCCTGCTCtacctgctggagctgggcaccGAGGGGGGCATGAACTGCTCCCACCATCCCGCCCTCAACCCCGCTCAGGTAGGGGCTGCGGGATCACTGCGCACCGGCGGGCGCTGGGTCATGTCAGGGAGGTGCGTgtcacccctgtgtcccctTCCAGCTGGAGATCCCCCGTCCGACGGCCGCAGCGCCCGGGAACCGCAGGCAGCAGCGGGAGCGCCGGCAGGCGGAGCCGCCCCCGGGAGCCGGGCTGGGGGACCTCGTCCGTGTGGTGAGCGGGTGGCCCTGGGCACCTGCGGGCTGCGATGGATCCGGGCTGGGGGTGCCAGGGTGGGGCCGCATCCCTTGGGTGACCctgggcacctgcagcccatggtgggcacagggctgcgAGTGTTTCCTGCCGTGGGGGTCCCCCAACACCCACCGTGTCCCTCAGGACTGCGACAATGCCACGTGCGTGGACATCACTTGCCACGTGTCCAGCCTGGGCAAGGACCAGCGGGCTCTGGTCAGCGTCCACGCCCTGCTCTGGATGGACACCCTGCAGCAGGTACTGTCCCTtcctggggacagaggagatGCGGTGGCATTGCGGCCCCAGGGCGTCCCTGCAATGTCCCCTCGTGCACGGTGGTCCCCAGAGACCACCCTGAGGATACCATGTGTGGGGTCACGGGTACCCAGTtagctgccagcagccctgatGCCAGGTCCCCATGTGTCCCGCGATTGTCCCCTCATCTGTCCCTAGCACGAGCACCTCCTGACGCAGTTCCTCATCCAGTCACAAGCGTGGTTCAACACCTCGGCCATGCCCTACCGCGTCCTGCCCCGGGTCCTGCCCACTGGCAAGGCTGAGGTAGGGCTGGCGTgggtgtggggacacagggacaggccGTGATGGCAGGGGTGTCACCCGCCTGTCCCTCTGCAGACCGACACCCGCGTGGTGCGCGCCAGCCCCGGGGCCGAGGGGGCTGTGCCGGTGTGGTGGGTGGTGCTGGGGGTCCTGGCcgggctcctgctcctcaccctcctcatcctcctaATGTGGAAGGTGAGTGGGCTCAGGGAGATACTGGGGACACTGGTGACATCCACCACGGTGCTGGGGCCTCACCGGCACCGGAGGGACCATGAAACGTGGGACAGAGTGCTGGGCGTGGGGGCTGTGGGACGGGACGAGGGGACAGCAGCCCGGGTGACACCGTGCAGTCCAGGTGGGTGACACTGTGGGGTCCCCAGAGGCTGGTGCCAGGGGACCCCTCAGGAGTGATGTCATGGGGTCCCTGCGGTGGAGCCACGGGGATCTCTGGGGGGCTGATAATGTGGGATCACTGTCACCGTGTGCCCTTCCAGACTGGTTTCTTCAAGAGGACGCGGCCGCCTGCCGAGGGGGACGCGCAGGAGCCCGGCCAGGCCCAGGAGCCGCGCAGTGCCGAGGACTAGCGGCGTCCCCggggtgtcccctgtgccccacGCAGCTGCCATTACCCACCCCGCTCTGCCCCGCCCGGGCAATAAATCCCCGCTCCGCCCTCGGGTGCTGCGCATGGGGATGTGGTTGTGGATGTGGTTGACCTGCACCGGCGGGGtctggcaggggacagggaacagcagGGAGGCTTTTGGGGACCACTCTGTGCCCCTGTGGGGTGCCCCGGGAGGGAAGTCGGGGGGGTTGGTGCCGGGGTCAGTCCCGGGAgctggtgcagggctggggggatcCGTGCTGGGGCCGGTGCTGGTAGCGTGGGTTGGTCACGGTACCGGGGTCAGTCCCAGGGATGGGAGCGGGGGATTGGGGCAGTGCCGAGGGCCAGTCCCAAAATGCCGCTGCGGTACCGGGGGTCGACAGTGAGGCTCAAGGAAGTACCACGAGCGGGGTCTGGGATGCTGATGCTGCTACAGGGTCAGTCCCGGGATGACGGTGCCGGTACCATGTCCCTGTGCCGGGGCTTGGGGTGGAGCCGGGCATGGGTCCCGGGAGGCCTGTGCGGTACCGGGGGCAGTGCAAGACTGCCGGTGCCAGTACCGGAGTGAATCCGGCAGTACCGGGTCCCGGTCCTGGTCTCGGGGCGGTACCGGGGGTGGATACAGCGGGTCGGGATCGGTACCGGGGATAGTATCGGGGCTCGAGGCAGTGTCAGAGGTGGATCCGGGGATCGGGGCCGATGTCGGGGGTGGGTCCTGAGATGCCGCTGCCGGTATCAGGGTCAATCCCGGGATGCCGGTGACGATACGGAGTGCCGGTCTAGGTGCCAGAGTGGTCCCGGGCAGCGGTGCCGGCGTCTGCTGCAGCACCGGCGATGGGGCTCGGGGCTCGGGGCACTGTGGGGGGCGGTGCCGGAGCtccggggcggtgccgggggtTGGTCTGGGGGTCtcggggcggtgccgggggtGGTCCCggtgccggggcggtgccgCTCCGGGGGTGGGCACTGGGCGGCCGTGCCCGGCGGCTCCGGCAGGTGGAGCCCGGTccccgcggcgggcgggcggacgggccgggcgggccgggCATGGCGGGGTAACGGCGCGGAGCCACCAtgcggccccgccgcctcctgccgccgctgccgccgctgccggtgctgctgctgctggcggccgcgggcgggcggcgggcacGGGGCGCGGCGGAGCCGGGAGCGCACGGTGAGAGCGGCCTTTGTgtgcggggcggggggcgccgcCGGCAACACCCTCGCCGCCCTCCCCGCCCGACCCCCGCGCCCACATCCCTCCGGCATCCCTTGGTCCCCACCCCTTGGCCCGCACCACCCCAGCCCGACCGACGCCCCCACTCCCCCATCCCCGCCCGAGCCCCGCACCGACATCCCCCCGGCATCCTTTGAATCCCATCGCCCCCCCCGCGCACCACCCCCCGATCGATCCCGCACCGGCCCCCTCATTCCCGCTCGAACCCCGCCCCGACACCCCCCCGGCATCCCCTGGCTCCGTCACCCCCTCAGCAGCACCGGCCCCCTCCCGACCCCCGCCCCGACACCCCCCGGCCCCACACCCCCATCCCCGCCCTGCCCTCGCCCCGAACCCCCACGATCCCGACACCCCCAACCCCTCCCGGCCCCCTCGGCCCCGACACTCCCCGGCCCCCCCAGCTCCGGCATCCCCGTCCTTGCCCACCGCGCCCCCACCGCGCCCACGATCCCCCGTCCTTTTCCCCCGTCCATGCCCGTTGTCCGTTCCCGGCTCTGTCTGTCCGGCCGCACCCCCGTCTGTCCGTCTGCCTCCCCCTCCCCGGGCGGTTCTGGCCACCGGCGGCCAGAGGGTGATGGGTGGGgggcct
Encoded proteins:
- the ITGA2B gene encoding integrin alpha-IIb isoform X2; amino-acid sequence: MGLLRVLLLLGGLRLPPMLGLLQDPPIIYEGPPGSYFGFALDFHMGEGRPGVAVGAPRANTSQPGVAQPGAVFLCSWPPDETPCHPLPIDTAGDESEIQSTLEFHTYKSHQWLGASVTSWDGKLVVCAPLQHWNAIEGQHEAFRTPTGACFVRSPGQRRAVWYSPCRDQTMASTYRQTNYVHDKRYCEIGFSAAVTPDGTLVLGAPGGYYFSGLVYSVELDKILRRFLGTSLLWLGSPGRPTNPVFGDYEDGYRGYSVAVGEFDGNPKTKEYVVGVPNKSNTRGEVEIFTAGDTLRRLRGIASEQVASYFGHTVAVADVDGDGRDDLLVGAPLYMARRPDGQRSELGRLYLYLARGQQPLAGPPQTLTGTHPYGRFAAAIASLGDLDNDGFGDVAVGAPQGGDSGSGQVFIFRGQSEGLVPVPTQRLNSPFPGPAAFGFALRGATDLDGNGYADLLVGAYGAAKVAVYQGLPVVVAKTQLSVPDGLNPETLDCVLPDSGVRVSCFHVVFCVSVTGQHIPQSIQLEAELQLDRLKPRPSRRVLLLRGHQASWQEQLVVAPGTPPVCSNLTAYLRDEAEFKDKLSPVALSVALTLPKEAPGLVLYGDTLVQAQTHIILEDCGDDNLCIPDLHLAADTPSRRLLIGAEAALSLRASATNAGEGAFEAELRVQLPPGTHYQAARSSIPGQEKFSCNPKKENGTHVVLCELGNPMKAGARITVDMELSVSGLEDMGDAITFHLQLRSKNSPSPSNASVTVTVPVEAEAEMELRGNSLPATTVLPTSWHWVEGSRRLEDHGIKVEHVYELHNKGPGTVSGVTLSLAIPHLLGDQVLLYLLELGTEGGMNCSHHPALNPAQLEIPRPTAAAPGNRRQQRERRQAEPPPGAGLGDLVRVDCDNATCVDITCHVSSLGKDQRALVSVHALLWMDTLQQHEHLLTQFLIQSQAWFNTSAMPYRVLPRVLPTGKAETDTRVVRASPGAEGAVPVWWVVLGVLAGLLLLTLLILLMWKTGFFKRTRPPAEGDAQEPGQAQEPRSAED
- the ITGA2B gene encoding integrin alpha-IIb isoform X4 is translated as MGLLRVLLLLGGLRLPPMLGLLQDPPIIYEGPPGSYFGFALDFHMGEGRPGVAVGAPRANTSQPGVAQPGAVFLCSWPPDETPCHPLPIDTAGDESEIQSTLEFHTYKSHQWLGASVTSWDGKLVVCAPLQHWNAIEGQHEAFRTPTGACFVRSPGQRRAVWYSPCRDQTMASTYRQTNYVHDKRYCEIGFSAAVTPDGTLVLGAPGGYYFSGLVYSVELDKILRRFLGTSLLWLGSPGRPTNPVFGDYEDGYRGYSVAVGEFDGNPKTKEYVVGVPNKSNTRGEVEIFTAGDTLRRLRGIASEQVASYFGHTVAVADVDGDGRDDLLVGAPLYMARRPDGQRSELGRLYLYLARGQQPLAGPPQTLTGTHPYGRFAAAIASLGDLDNDGFGDVAVGAPQGGDSGSGQVFIFRGQSEGLVPVPTQRLNSPFPGPAAFGFALRGATDLDGNGYADLLVGAYGAAKVAVYQGLPVVVAKTQLSVPDGLNPETLDCVLPDSGVRVSCFHVVFCVSVTGQHIPQSIQLEAELQLDRLKPRPSRRVLLLRGHQASWQEQLVVAPGTPPVCSNLTAYLRDEAEFKDKLSPVALSVALTLPKEAPGLVLYGDTLVQAQTHIILEDCGDDNLCIPDLHLAADTPSRRLLIGAEAALSLRASATNAGEGAFEAELRVQLPPGTHYQAARSSIPGQEKFSCNPKKENGTHVVLCELGNPMKAGARITVDMELSVSGLEDMGDAITFHLQLRSKNSPSPSNASVTVTVPVEAEAEMELRGNSLPATTVLPTSWHWVEGSRRLEDHGIKVEHVYELHNKGPGTVSGVTLSLAIPHLLGDQVLLYLLELGTEGGMNCSHHPALNPAQLEIPRPTAAAPGNRRQQRERRQAEPPPGAGLGDLVRVDCDNATCVDITCHVSSLGKDQRALVSVHALLWMDTLQQRPP
- the ITGA2B gene encoding integrin alpha-IIb isoform X3; this translates as MGLLRVLLLLGGLRLPPMLGLLQDPPIIYEGPPGSYFGFALDFHMGEGRPGVAVGAPRANTSQPGVAQPGAVFLCSWPPDETPCHPLPIDTAGDESEIQSTLEFHTYKSHQWLGASVTSWDGKLVVCAPLQHWNAIEGQHEAFRTPTGACFVRSPGQRRAVWYSPCRDQTMASTYRQTNYVHDKRYCEIGFSAAVTPDGTLVLGAPGGYYFSGLVYSVELDKILRRFLGTSLLWLGSPGRPTNPVFGDYEDGYRGYSVAVGEFDGNPKTKEYVVGVPNKSNTRGEVEIFTAGDTLRRLRGIASEQVASYFGHTVAVADVDGDGRDDLLVGAPLYMARRPDGQRSELGRLYLYLARGQQPLAGPPQTLTGTHPYGRFAAAIASLGDLDNDGFGDVAVGAPQGGDSGSGQVFIFRGQSEGLVPVPTQRLNSPFPGPAAFGFALRGATDLDGNGYADLLVGAYGAAKVAVYQGLPVVVAKTQLSVPDGLNPETLDCVLPDSGVRVSCFHVVFCVSVTGQHIPQSIQLEAELQLDRLKPRPSRRVLLLRGHQASWQEQLVVAPGTPPVCSNLTAYLRDEAEFKDKLSPVALSVALTLPKEAPGLVLYGDTLVQAQTHIILEDCGDDNLCIPDLHLAADTPSRRLLIGAEAALSLRASATNAGEGAFEAELRVQLPPGTHYQAARSSIPGQEKFSCNPKKENGTHVVLCELGNPMKAGARITVDMELSVSGLEDMGDAITFHLQLRSKNSPSPSNASVTVTVPVEAEAEMELRGNSLPATTVLPTSWHWVEGSRRLEDHGIKVEHVYELHNKGPGTVSGVTLSLAIPHLLGDQVLLYLLELGTEGGMNCSHHPALNPAQLEIPRPTAAAPGNRRQQRERRQAEPPPGAGLGDLVRVDCDNATCVDITCHVSSLGKDQRALVSVHALLWMDTLQQHEHLLTQFLIQSQAWFNTSAMPYRVLPRVLPTGKAETGFFKRTRPPAEGDAQEPGQAQEPRSAED
- the ITGA2B gene encoding integrin alpha-IIb isoform X1 codes for the protein MGLLRVLLLLGGLRLPPMLGLLQDPPIIYEGPPGSYFGFALDFHMGEGRPGVAVGAPRANTSQPGVAQPGAVFLCSWPPDETPCHPLPIDTAGDESEIQSTLEFHTYKSHQWLGASVTSWDGKLVVCAPLQHWNAIEGQHEAFRTPTGACFVRSPGQRRAVWYSPCRDQTMASTYRQTNYVHDKRYCEIGFSAAVTPDGTLVLGAPGGYYFSGLVYSVELDKILRRFLGTSLLWLGSPGRPTNPVFGDYEDGYRGYSVAVGEFDGNPKTKEYVVGVPNKSNTRGEVEIFTAGDTLRRLRGIASEQVASYFGHTVAVADVDGDGRDDLLVGAPLYMARRPDGQRSELGRLYLYLARGQQPLAGPPQTLTGTHPYGRFAAAIASLGDLDNDGFGDVAVGAPQGGDSGSGQVFIFRGQSEGLVPVPTQRLNSPFPGPAAFGFALRGATDLDGNGYADLLVGAYGAAKVAVYQGLPVVVAKTQLSVPDGLNPETLDCVLPDSGVRVSCFHVVFCVSVTGQHIPQSIQLEAELQLDRLKPRPSRRVLLLRGHQASWQEQLVVAPGTPPVCSNLTAYLRDEAEFKDKLSPVALSVALTLPKEAPGLVLYGDTLVQAQTHIILEDCGDDNLCIPDLHLAADTPSRRLLIGAEAALSLRASATNAGEGAFEAELRVQLPPGTHYQAARSSIPGQEKFSCNPKKENGTHVVLCELGNPMKAGARITVDMELSVSGLEDMGDAITFHLQLRSKNSPSPSNASVTVTVPVEAEAEMELRGNSLPATTVLPTSWHWVEGSRRLEDHGIKVEHVYELHNKGPGTVSGVTLSLAIPHLLGDQVLLYLLELGTEGGMNCSHHPALNPAQLEIPRPTAAAPGNRRQQRERRQAEPPPGAGLGDLVRVDCDNATCVDITCHVSSLGKDQRALVSVHALLWMDTLQQHEHLLTQFLIQSQAWFNTSAMPYRVLPRVLPTGKAETDTRVVRASPGAEGAVPVWWVVLGVLAGLLLLTLLILLMWKVSGLREILGTLVTSTTVLGPHRHRRDHETWDRVLGVGAVGRDEGTAARVTPCSPGG